The region CACATGTCAGTGTGGGTCCCCACGCCCGGATCAGTGGGGCGACAGTCAGTGCCTCGCTGATCGACGAGTTTGCGCACATCCTGCATCCCTCACGTCCACTGCGCAACGCTGTGGTGGGCCGGCACGCCGTCATCAGTGCTCCCAGCGACGCTGGCCTGCAACTTGTGATCGGCGACCGCAGCGTCGTGCGGCTGTAGTGGGCAGAGGTTCGTCTGATCATGAGCTGCTCCGGTATGAACGCTCCGATTGCGCCCCGGTCTTGAGCGGACGCACACCCGCCTGGGCTCAGGGCCCACTACCCTGGGCGCATGACGCAACCTGAACGCGAGCGGCCTGGCGGAGAAGTGCTGATCAGCGGCCTGGATACCGGTCCTTGCGACGCGGAAAGAGAGAACCGGTCTCCTACCGAGGACGCTGCACGCCTGATACCAACTGCGCACCCCGCACAGGAACCTGAAGACGAAGACGGCTGAGGCTCTGGCCTCTATGTACCGCTGTCCTTTCCTGACGCCGCGCTAGAATGCGCGGCGTCTCGCGCCCCCTTGACTGTGTGGGCGCAATTTTACGGACAGGAGAACCTTATAAATCATGGCCGGTCACAGCAAATGGTCGCAGATCAAACGCAAAAAGGGTGCCAACGACAAAAGACGCAGCGCGATGTACTCCAAGCATATCCGCGCCATTCAGGCCGCCGTCCGCTCCGGTGGAAGCGGTGATCCAGGCGGAAACCTCAGCCTGAAAAATGCCATCGCGGCCGCCAAAGCCGACACTGTGCCGGTAGACAACATCGACAATGCCATCAAGCGTGCGGTGGGTGCAGGTGAAGGCGCCGCTGACTACAAGGACGTGACCTACGAAGGTTACGGACCGGGCGGGACGGCGATTTTCATTGAGGCGCTGACGGACAATGTCAACCGCACCGTCGCCGACATCCGCGCGGTGTTCAACAAGCGCGGCGGTTCGCTGGGCACCAACGGCAGCGTGGCGTGGCAGTTCGAGAAAAAAGGCGTGATCCTGCTGACCGACCGCAGCGAACAGGCACAGGAAGTAGCCATTGAGCACGGCGCAGAAGATATCCAGGAGTCCGACGAAGGCCTGGAAATCAGCACCCCGCCCACCGAGCTGTATGCGGTGCAGGACGCTCTGGCCAGCGCCGGATTCAACATCGAAAGTGGTCAGATCACCATGATTCCCAGCAATACCGTGGCCGTCACCGGAGACGACGCGAAAAAGCTGATGGTGCTGCTTGAAGCCCTTGAAGACCTGGATGACGTCCAGAACGTCTACAGCAACGCTGACCTGCCCGACGAGGAGTAATCCACCAACCAGGGGAAGCGGGGCGCAGACTGGCAAGAGTCACGCGCCCCGCTTCCTTTGGGTGACTTTCTAATACGTTCCCAGACGGTCCTTTCAACGACAGGCCCTGGCGCGCACGCCCGCGAACCTGAACTTACAGCACCAGCGCCTGCGCCTGGCCACCCAGCCGGTCCCACAGAGTGAATGCGGCGCGCGCTCCGGGCCGGATGATGCCTTCATCGTCCCAGCCAGCAGCCAGCGCCGGTCCGCGGGTATGCGCCCACAATACCTCCAGCTCGGTCATGGCTTCTGACGGGGCCAGGGCCTGCCCGTCATCTCCCACACGAGTAATCGCCGCCGCGAAGTTGGCCTGCGGCACCGGCGGAGCGACCGGCGCGTCACTGCCGAAAGCCAGGATCGCGCCTGCCTCCTGCAAGGAGCGGAAGGCGTAACTCCTGGCCTCCAGATGCGGCATCAGGGCCCGGATCATGGGCGCGTCAGCCTGCAGGTGAATGGGTTGCACGCTGGCAGTGAGACCGCGGAAGCGCGCAATATCCTCCGTGCGCAGGTGCTGGGTGTGCTCGATCCGCAGGCGGATTCCACGCGCCTGGGCAGAGGCACGCAAGTCGTCATACACGTTCAGGACCTCGGTATTGGCCCGGTCTCCAATGGCGTGTGTCACTGGTGTCAGGCCCAGGGCAATGGCTTCCAGGCCTCGTTCACGAATCAACTCTGGAGGGTCCAGTGGGATCCCTGTTCCAGAGCCGTCAGCAAAACCAGGGGCGTGGAGCCACGCCGTGCGGCTGCCCAGCGCACCGTCGGCAAAGAACTTCACCCCACCCCACTGGAAGAGCCCACCCGGGTTCATGGCCAGGCCCAGGCTACGGGCCTGGTCGAGCCGCTCGTGGGGAAGGCAGGCCCATACCCGCAGCGGCAGTTCACCCCGCGCCGCCAGGGTCTGCAGTGCCCGCGGAGCTTCCGCGGCTTCAAAGCCCATGGTATGGGCACTGACATAGCCGCGTGCGGCCAGATCATCAGCCCCAGCCTTTGCGGCCGCCAGATACTCCGCCTCGCTGGGAGCGGGAAGAGCTCGTGCTACCAGTTCAATGGCCGTTTCGAGCAGGGTTCCAAGTGGCTGCACGACCCGTCCGCCCTCCGGATCCGGCGTGTGGTCACTGACCCCCGCAGCACGCAGCGCGGCTGAGTTGGCCCAGGCCATGTGCAGGTCCCGCGAGTACAGCAGCACCGGGTGGTGCGGGCTGACCTCGTCCAGCATGGCAGCGGTCGGGTATTCAGTCAGGCCCAGCTCGGCCATAAGGAAACCGCCTCCCCGAATCCAGCTGCCAGCCGGCAGAGCCGCGGTGCGGGCTGCCACGCGGGCAAGAACCTCCTGCAGGCTCTGCACGCCGTGCAGAGACAGCTGCGAAAGCGAGAAGCCGTAGGACACAAGGTGAATGTGGGCGTCAGCGAGTCCCGGTGTCAGCAGCAGGTCGCGGTGATCCTGCACGGCTGCACGAGGGGCGAGGTCGCACATTTCCTCGCGTGAACCAGTGGCCAGGACACGTCCGGCACCAATCAGCACCGCCTGGACTTCAGGCCGGGCGTCATCAAGCGTCAGGGTACGGGCATGAACAATGGTCAACGGCTCACTCATTCCCTAAGGGTAGAGCACCAGAAGACCTCATCGGCTCCGGCCTCTGAGGCTGTTAGACTCCGGAATATGCCGCGCATTCTCGTGGTGGATGACGATGCCGCCATTCTCAAACTCGTCAGCGTGATCCTCTCCCGCTCCGGGCATGAGGTCCGCACCAGCAGCCATCCCGTGGAAGCGCTTGACCTGCTCAAGGTCTTCACGCCTGACCTGATTATCAGCGACGTCGTCATGCCTTACATGACCGGCCTCGAATTTCTGGAGAAGGTCCGGGAAGACGAGAAACTTTCTGCCCTGCCGTTTATGTTGCTGTCCAGCCACGCAGAGCGGGGCGACGTGCGGCGCGGCATGAACCTGGGTGCAGACGACTATCTGCCCAAACCTTTTACGCCGCAGGAACTGAATGTCGCCATTGATGCCCGTCTGCGCCGCGCCGGCCTCAATGTGCAGGGCGAAGACAGCATGCAGGCCAAAGGCCTGGGGACCGCACAGGTGGTCTGGAAGGGAACCCCGGTGGCCTGGGTCAGCCGTAAGGCCCTGGAGCTGTTTTTCTACCTGCTTGAACACAAGGAAGTTACCAGCTGGGAAGCCGCTGAGGCGCTCTGGCCCGAGAAGGATGAGGGCCGGGCCAGCAGCCTGTTTCACACCACTCTGCACCGTCTGCGTAAAAGCCTGAGCAACGAGGCTGTGGTCAGTGCCAACCGCCGCTACGCCCTGGCGCCGGACCTGAACCCCACCTACGACGTTCAGCGCTTCGAACTGCTGGCCCAGCAGGCCGAGCAGGGCAGCCTGGGCCTGGAAGAGATGCGGGAACTGGTCAGCCAGTACGGCCTGTTTCTGCCGGGTGCCGACAGCCCCTGGGTAGACGATGTGCGGTCCAGGCTGGAGCAGAAGCAGTTGAGCCTGCTGAGCCTGTGTGCCAAGGCGGCCACAGCTGCTGGCAAGGACCGTGATGCCGCACAGTTTCATCAGCGTGCCCTGGCCATTGATCCCATGAGCGAGGCCGACTGGCAGGGACTGGCCCGCGCCCTGGCAACCATTGGAGACCCCCGTGCACGCCTAGCTGCCCAGCGCGAGGCCTGGTGGGCTGTTGATCTGGACTGAACAGGAGTAAACGTTCGTGAAGGCCCAGGCACTTTCCTGGGCTTTTTTGTGGTGGTCAAATCGTCGACCAGACTTCAGAAATGGCGCGTAGCATGCCTCCACAGTTCACGGAGGTTCCCATGATTGCTTCCCCACAGACCACTGGGCCCAAACCAAAGTCCAAACCAAATCAGCCCATAAATGAGCCCTATAAGCCAACAGCGCCGAGAAAAGCCAATCAGCAGAAATGGCGAAAGGGTTTTCGGGGCAGAAAGAATGGTCTTGAATTCTTCCTGAATATTGAGCGCAAGTCAGACGGAAGCTTACACGCACGCTACTGGGTACATCCTGGTAGTTCTACGGGATGGCAGCTAACTGGCAACGTACATCAGGACAACACATTTATCCTGAGAGGCATAGAGAATAGTGCTTCATTTGAAGGCAGATTTACAACCAATGCAGTATCCATTACTGCCAACTTCGCCAAGGGAGGCAAAAAGATTGGGGGCCTTCAACTCGCCCAGGCGCCGCTCCGCCTTCCAAGTAACGTTAAGCCAGTGCTCGATGGCCCAAAGCCAGAGAGCACGAGCAACCCAAGTGTGGACGCCGTCGTCTTGGCGGCTCAAGCCCTTGCCAAGAAATTGGGTAAACCTTTTAACAGAACCCAGGCA is a window of Deinococcus deserti VCD115 DNA encoding:
- a CDS encoding YebC/PmpR family DNA-binding transcriptional regulator, producing the protein MAGHSKWSQIKRKKGANDKRRSAMYSKHIRAIQAAVRSGGSGDPGGNLSLKNAIAAAKADTVPVDNIDNAIKRAVGAGEGAADYKDVTYEGYGPGGTAIFIEALTDNVNRTVADIRAVFNKRGGSLGTNGSVAWQFEKKGVILLTDRSEQAQEVAIEHGAEDIQESDEGLEISTPPTELYAVQDALASAGFNIESGQITMIPSNTVAVTGDDAKKLMVLLEALEDLDDVQNVYSNADLPDEE
- a CDS encoding amidohydrolase, which produces MSEPLTIVHARTLTLDDARPEVQAVLIGAGRVLATGSREEMCDLAPRAAVQDHRDLLLTPGLADAHIHLVSYGFSLSQLSLHGVQSLQEVLARVAARTAALPAGSWIRGGGFLMAELGLTEYPTAAMLDEVSPHHPVLLYSRDLHMAWANSAALRAAGVSDHTPDPEGGRVVQPLGTLLETAIELVARALPAPSEAEYLAAAKAGADDLAARGYVSAHTMGFEAAEAPRALQTLAARGELPLRVWACLPHERLDQARSLGLAMNPGGLFQWGGVKFFADGALGSRTAWLHAPGFADGSGTGIPLDPPELIRERGLEAIALGLTPVTHAIGDRANTEVLNVYDDLRASAQARGIRLRIEHTQHLRTEDIARFRGLTASVQPIHLQADAPMIRALMPHLEARSYAFRSLQEAGAILAFGSDAPVAPPVPQANFAAAITRVGDDGQALAPSEAMTELEVLWAHTRGPALAAGWDDEGIIRPGARAAFTLWDRLGGQAQALVL
- a CDS encoding response regulator, giving the protein MPRILVVDDDAAILKLVSVILSRSGHEVRTSSHPVEALDLLKVFTPDLIISDVVMPYMTGLEFLEKVREDEKLSALPFMLLSSHAERGDVRRGMNLGADDYLPKPFTPQELNVAIDARLRRAGLNVQGEDSMQAKGLGTAQVVWKGTPVAWVSRKALELFFYLLEHKEVTSWEAAEALWPEKDEGRASSLFHTTLHRLRKSLSNEAVVSANRRYALAPDLNPTYDVQRFELLAQQAEQGSLGLEEMRELVSQYGLFLPGADSPWVDDVRSRLEQKQLSLLSLCAKAATAAGKDRDAAQFHQRALAIDPMSEADWQGLARALATIGDPRARLAAQREAWWAVDLD